A single Pantoea rwandensis DNA region contains:
- the nrdA gene encoding class 1a ribonucleoside-diphosphate reductase subunit alpha → MNQSLLVTKRDGRQERIDLDKIHRVLDWAAEGLNNVSVSQVELRSHIQFYDGIRTSDIHETIIKAAADLISRDAPDYQYLAARLAIFHLRKKAYGQFEPPKLYDQVVKMVEMGKYDRHLLEDYSVEEFEQMDEFLDHWRDMNFSYAAVKQLEGKYLAQNRVSGEIYESAQFLYILVAACLFSGYPRETRMDYVRRFYDAVSTFKISLPTPIMSGVRTPTRQFSSCVLIECGDSLDSINATSSAIVKYVSQRAGIGINAGRIRALGSPIRGGEAFHTGCIPFYKHFQTAVKSCSQGGVRGGAATLFYPMWHLEVESLLVLKNNRGVEGNRVRHMDYGVQINKLMYTRLLKGEEITLFSPSDVPGLYDAFFADQDEFERLYTKYEKDDSIRKQRVKAVELFSLMMQERASTGRIYIQNVDHCNTHSPFDPAIAPVRQSNLCLEIALPTKPLNDVNDESGEIALCTLSAFNLGAIDSLDDLEELATLAVRALDALLDYQDYPIPAAKRGAMGRRTLGIGVINYAYYLAKNGVRYSDGSANNLTHKTFEAIQYYLLKASNELAKEQGACTWFKETTYSQGILPIDTYKKDLDAVCSEPLHLDWEGLRESIVTHGLRNSTLSALMPSETSSQISNATNGIEPPRGHISIKASKDGILRQVVPEYERLKDQYELLWEMPSNDGYLQLVGVMQKFIDQAISSNTNYDPSRFANGKVPMKQLLKDLLTAYKFGVKTLYYQNTRDGAEDAQDDLAPSIQDDGCESGACKI, encoded by the coding sequence ATGAACCAAAGTCTGCTCGTTACTAAACGCGATGGCCGCCAGGAGCGCATTGATCTCGACAAGATTCACCGAGTACTGGATTGGGCCGCTGAAGGGCTGAATAACGTCTCCGTGTCTCAGGTTGAGTTGCGCTCCCACATTCAGTTCTACGATGGAATTCGTACTTCTGATATCCACGAGACCATCATCAAGGCCGCTGCAGACCTGATCTCCCGTGATGCGCCGGATTACCAGTACCTGGCTGCTCGCCTCGCCATCTTCCACCTGCGTAAAAAAGCTTACGGCCAGTTTGAGCCGCCGAAGCTGTACGATCAGGTAGTGAAAATGGTTGAGATGGGCAAGTATGACCGTCACCTGCTGGAAGACTACAGCGTAGAAGAGTTCGAACAGATGGACGAGTTCCTCGACCACTGGCGCGACATGAACTTCTCTTACGCTGCGGTGAAGCAGCTGGAAGGCAAATACCTGGCGCAGAACCGTGTGAGCGGTGAAATCTACGAGAGCGCCCAGTTCCTGTACATCCTGGTCGCCGCGTGCCTGTTCTCTGGTTATCCGCGTGAGACGCGTATGGATTACGTGCGTCGCTTCTATGATGCCGTGTCTACCTTCAAGATCTCACTGCCGACACCAATCATGTCGGGCGTGCGTACCCCAACCCGTCAGTTCAGCTCTTGCGTACTGATCGAGTGTGGTGACAGCCTTGATTCCATCAATGCCACCTCTAGCGCCATCGTGAAATACGTGTCGCAGCGTGCCGGTATCGGTATCAACGCCGGTCGCATTCGTGCGCTGGGCAGTCCGATCCGTGGCGGTGAAGCCTTCCATACCGGCTGTATCCCGTTCTATAAGCATTTCCAGACGGCAGTGAAGTCGTGCTCACAAGGCGGCGTGCGTGGCGGTGCAGCCACCCTGTTCTACCCGATGTGGCATCTGGAAGTGGAAAGCCTGCTGGTGCTGAAAAACAACCGTGGCGTTGAAGGCAACCGCGTACGTCACATGGACTACGGCGTACAGATCAACAAGCTGATGTATACCCGTCTGTTGAAAGGTGAAGAGATCACCCTGTTCAGCCCGTCTGACGTGCCAGGCCTGTACGATGCGTTCTTCGCCGATCAGGACGAATTCGAGCGTCTGTACACCAAATACGAGAAAGATGACAGCATCCGCAAACAGCGCGTAAAAGCGGTTGAGCTGTTCTCACTGATGATGCAGGAACGTGCTTCTACTGGCCGTATCTACATCCAGAACGTCGATCACTGCAACACCCACAGCCCGTTTGATCCGGCTATCGCGCCCGTCCGCCAGTCTAACCTGTGCCTGGAAATCGCGCTGCCAACCAAACCGCTGAACGATGTGAATGACGAAAGCGGCGAAATCGCGTTGTGTACGCTGTCTGCCTTTAACCTCGGTGCGATTGACAGCCTTGACGATCTGGAAGAGCTGGCGACCCTCGCGGTACGTGCACTGGATGCGCTGCTGGATTATCAGGATTACCCAATTCCTGCGGCAAAACGCGGCGCAATGGGCCGTCGTACTCTGGGTATTGGCGTAATTAACTACGCTTACTATCTGGCGAAAAACGGCGTGCGTTACTCTGATGGCAGCGCCAACAACCTGACGCATAAAACTTTTGAAGCCATTCAGTATTACCTGCTGAAAGCCTCGAACGAGCTGGCGAAAGAGCAAGGCGCCTGTACGTGGTTCAAAGAGACCACTTACTCACAGGGCATTCTGCCGATCGATACCTATAAAAAGGATCTCGACGCCGTTTGTAGTGAGCCGCTGCACCTTGATTGGGAAGGTCTGCGTGAGTCGATCGTTACGCACGGCCTGCGCAACTCCACGCTCTCTGCCCTGATGCCGTCTGAAACCTCTTCGCAGATTTCAAACGCCACCAACGGTATTGAGCCACCGCGCGGTCACATCAGCATCAAAGCATCCAAAGACGGTATTCTGCGTCAGGTGGTGCCAGAGTATGAGCGTCTGAAAGATCAGTACGAACTGCTGTGGGAAATGCCATCTAACGACGGTTACTTGCAGTTGGTTGGTGTGATGCAGAAATTTATCGATCAGGCGATTTCGTCGAACACCAACTATGATCCAAGCCGTTTCGCCAATGGCAAAGTGCCAATGAAACAGCTGCTGAAAGATCTGCTGACCGCTTATAAGTTTGGCGTGAAAACCCTGTACTACCAAAACACCCGTGATGGTGCGGAAGATGCGCAGGACGAC